A single region of the Saprospiraceae bacterium genome encodes:
- a CDS encoding ATP-binding protein yields MRNIVGQTPRGDDFYPRADLVNKIYRRLEAGNHLFLSAPRRAGKTSIMRFLEDNPRAGYAFIYVNTEDIEEAEDFFKLIAEKLLDSQVIKKITKVVEDSKSVFAQFAEQITKIKIGSFELQREGSEEVSTYRKEFETLMQRLNTKAFSIIMLLDEFPVTLENIKNKKGEFEAVNFLHINRSIRQQANSGIQFVYTGSVGLSAIAGKMKATATLNDLNIIEIPPFTKEEAIAFATELLDTYKVIYEADVIDYLLNRLQWLMPFFIQLVIQVLIDEFESNGQKVSRATVDKAFTKSSTHRSNLYFENYYTRLDKSLSPDEAASAKEILKRIANENELSAKAFKDIDKAASVLEMLELDGYINANQNAYRFNSPILRDWWKKYAN; encoded by the coding sequence ATGAGAAATATTGTAGGACAAACCCCAAGAGGAGATGATTTTTATCCAAGAGCCGATTTAGTCAATAAAATTTATCGAAGACTTGAGGCTGGCAATCACCTTTTTCTTTCGGCCCCTAGACGTGCTGGAAAAACCTCCATTATGCGGTTTTTAGAAGATAACCCAAGAGCGGGATATGCTTTCATTTATGTTAATACAGAAGACATTGAAGAAGCAGAAGACTTTTTTAAATTAATCGCTGAAAAATTATTGGATAGCCAGGTTATTAAGAAAATAACCAAGGTAGTGGAGGACTCTAAAAGTGTTTTTGCACAATTTGCAGAACAGATCACTAAGATTAAAATAGGCAGTTTTGAACTGCAAAGAGAAGGCAGCGAAGAGGTATCCACTTATAGGAAAGAATTTGAGACACTAATGCAAAGGTTGAATACCAAGGCTTTTTCCATTATTATGCTGCTTGATGAATTTCCGGTCACATTGGAGAATATAAAAAATAAAAAAGGAGAATTTGAAGCGGTCAATTTTTTGCATATCAACAGGAGTATTCGTCAGCAAGCCAATAGCGGAATCCAGTTTGTGTATACAGGCTCGGTGGGTTTATCAGCGATTGCAGGAAAGATGAAGGCAACGGCAACCCTTAATGATTTAAATATTATCGAAATCCCGCCCTTTACAAAAGAAGAAGCCATTGCCTTTGCGACGGAGCTTTTAGATACTTACAAGGTAATATACGAAGCAGATGTCATTGATTATTTGTTGAATCGCCTGCAATGGCTAATGCCGTTTTTTATCCAATTGGTGATCCAGGTATTAATCGACGAGTTTGAATCCAATGGGCAGAAAGTGTCAAGGGCCACCGTAGATAAAGCCTTTACTAAATCCAGTACGCACCGAAGTAATTTATATTTTGAAAATTACTATACGCGCCTTGACAAATCCTTATCTCCCGATGAGGCTGCCTCAGCTAAAGAAATCCTGAAGCGGATTGCTAATGAAAATGAGCTGTCAGCCAAGGCGTTTAAAGATATTGATAAGGCTGCTAGTGTTTTAGAAATGTTGGAATTAGATGGCTATATCAATGCTAATCAAAATGCCTATCGCTTTAATTCCCCCATTCTAAGAGATTGGTGGAAGAAATACGCCAACTAA